In Fibrobacterota bacterium, the sequence GCTTGGGGATCCCGAAGGAAAACTTCGTGTTCGTATCGGGCATCGGCTGCTCCAGCCGCTTCCCCTACTACATGAACACCTACGGCTTCCACACCATCCACGGCCGCGCCCCGGCGGTTTCGTCCGGCGTGAAGCTGACCAATCCCGACTTGCAGGTGTGGGTCATCACCGGCGACGGCGACGCCCTGTCCATCGGCGGGAACCACTTCATCCATGCCCTGCGCCGCAACATGGATCTGAAGATCATCCTGTTCAACAACCGCATCTACGGCCTGACCAAGGGGCAATACTCCCCCACCTCGGGCGTAGGCACCGTATCGCCCTCGACTCCCTACGGCTCCGTGGATCAACCCCTCTCCCCCATCTCGATGGCCCTGGGAGCGGAAGCCGGATTCGTGGCGCGCACCAGCGACAATGACGTGAAGCATATGGGCGAGGTCTTCGCGGCCGCCGCGGCTTATAAAGGCGCGGCCTTGGTCGAGGTCCTGCAGAACTGCGTCATCTTCGCGGACAAGGTGCACGAACCCTACTACGGCCGTCCCACCCGCAACGACACCTTGCTTTACCTGAAGCATGGCGAGCCCCTCCGCTTCGGCAAGGAGATGGAGAAGGGCCTGGTGATGGACAAGTTCGCCATGAAGTCCAAGACCAATCCGTCCGAAGGCGAAGTTCTCATCCACGATGAGAAAGAGGCTTCGGGAGCCTTGGGCTTCTACCTGTCGCGCTTGGCCCATCCGGAATATCCGGTGCCGGTGGGCGTTTTCCGCAACGTGGAAAGGCCGGTTTATCACGCCGGAGTCCGGGCCCAAGTGGATGCCGCCCAAGCCAAGAATCCTCCCAGCCTGGATAAGCTGTTCAATTCGGGCAGCACTTGGACGGTGGACTAAGCAGCCCCCGGGAGCTGGATTAAAACCCGCTTCCTACAGAACGACCTTTCCGAAGGCGGCCTACGCAGGCCGCCTTCGATTTTTTAGGAAGATATTCCCGAACCGCCCGTGAATCCCGCATTACCCGGAACGGGTAGCCGAATCCCGCTCGCAATCGTCAAAGCCCCGGTAGGGACATCCTGCCAATTAGCTCACAGGGAAGCTAGTTTTTACCGAATCTCCCTCGACTCGGGAGCATTTCATGGAAATTGGAAGCGTCGCCACCGTTCCGAACCCCGGTACGGCGAGTCCGATCCGCTCACAATTCGGAGCGGAAAACGTGAAGTCGCCTCGGAAGTCGGATTTCCAAGGGCAGCATTTGGATCATCTTAACCCTAAAACCGAGCCAGGCCGACCGGACATATTCCAACACCTGGAATACCGGTCCTACCTGGCCGATTACGTAGAGTGGCGGCAAAAGGGGAATCTGCGTTTCTCCAAACGCGCCTTCTCGCAGAAGTACTTCGGATCCACCGGAATCCTGTACGAGGTCATCCAGGGCCGGCGGGATCTGGGGCCTAAGTTGCGCGTGCGCTGCGCGGCCGCCCTGGGCTTGAACGATAAGGAGAACGAATACTTCGAGCTCCTGGTACAGCACAACCAGGCCAAGCATGACCTGGAAAGGAACTTCTTGTTCGAGAAGCTGTCGCGGTTCCGGAACTCCAAGCCGTGGGTGGTGAGGGAGAACCAGCATAAGTACTACGCTAAATGGTACTATGCCGTGGTTTTCAGCTACCTCGGGCTGGACAAACGGAAGGCGACCGCCAAGGAGATCGCCGCGGAGATTACCCCGGCGCTGACCGACGCCCAGGTGTCCGAAGCCATCGACCTGCTGATGGAGTTGGAACTGGTGAAGAAATCGGAGCGGGGCTATGCTCTGACGCGGAACCACCTGGTGTCGGGAGGATTCACGGGCGAAGTCGCTTTGGAGTACAACCGGCAGATCCAAAAGCTGACGAGCGATCTGGCGCAAGAGGATATGATGCGCTTCAAGGCCTTCAGCACCCAGGTTACGACGGTTTCCAGCGAGAGCCTGAAGGCGATCCGGATGAAGTTCGTGGCCTTCCAGCAAGAGATGCAGGATATCGTGGCGAAGGACAAAGGGACGGACAAGGTATGCACCGTAGTATTCCAGATTATTCCGAACACGAAATGAGAACGATGCCGGCCATACGGGCGATTTGCATTCTCGGGGCACTCCTGGCATTCGCTTGTATGAAGCCCGAATCGACGGGGCCCGGTACGGATAACGGACAAACCCCAATCGGGGATGATGATCGCCAGGCAGGCGCAACCTCCAGCACCAATTGGCCCCAAGAAGACGTCGGATCGCAGCCTATCCAAATAATCGGAACCGCGGATTCCATTTTATCCTTTTCCTTCATGCAAGCATTGACCGCGGGAAGCAACCCGGTTCCGACCCGGCTCGCGGCGACCTTCCTCCTCTATCGATCCGGATTTAATCCCTTATTCGACTCGGTACCGACCTTGCGCTTGGTTTTCCCGGTCTCGGATACTTGCAGAATCAATGCAGTGGACCTTAACCCTTTGTTGCAAGGCGATATGGATACCTTAAGATTTACCGTCGAAGTCCGGATTGATTCCGTTCGCGCGTTATTTCCGGGTTTCACGTATTCCAAAAAGCGGAAAAAATTCCTGGAGTGGCCGATTCACGTCAATGACTCGAGCACGACCAGCCTGACCAGCCCTCATTACCAATTCGCCGGGATACCCGACTCCCTACTTCGATCCTTACAATCCGACACTAGCGGGAACGCCAAGCTCTATTACTACATTCCTGGCGCGCCATATTATTGGCCGCCATCCTTCGGGCACGACAGCCTGTACATAGGTCCTACCGTGTATGGCCGGTTCCCGTTGCGATGCATCAAGGTGGTTTCCCATTCGGCTCCGAAGGCGGTCTTCTCGATCGAAGTCTACGCCCTTTCACTGGTAAAGGAATTGGTCAATGACAGTCTTCACCACTCCAATCCAATCACGGTCATCAAACTGGGTGACCTCATTTCGCGATTCCAAGGGGAAGGCATCCCCGCGATCCGCGCCCCAAGGTAAAAGCCGCGGCCGGATGGGCCTTCGCGCCGCCCTGCTCGTAGGGGCCTCGCTCTCAATCCCCTCTCTCGTCCGCAGCTACCCCGTTTCCATGGACATCGGCGCTTTCGCGATCGATGATTACACCGACAATGGCGGCGGGGCGCTGGATCTCAGCTACCTCATCGCAGGGGGGCAGAACTTTTTCTGGGCGGCGCAAGCCGATGTTCCTCCCTATGCGGGCGGCAACACGGGCACCCCCACCCTGGCGGTAGATGCCCGCGATACCCAGGTGTCGAAAGCCGCTCTCACGAATACGTCCAGCGGATACGGGAACCGGGAATACGCCGATTTCGTTTATTTCGGAGGCCACGGGATCTACGGGCAGATGTTCCTCGGCAATTACCCGAGTTATGGTTACGTCAAGCCCTCGGATCTGAACCTCGGGGTCGGCTACAATCGTTGGTTGCTGGCCAACTCCTGCTCGCTGTTCAACGGCGGCGCCCCCGCCACGGTCTGGCAGCCCGCATTCAAAGGCCTCAAGGTCATGCTCGGATTCAAGTCCTACGTCTTCGACAATAACCTGAGCTGGGATTTGTACAACGACTTCTGGCTTAATTGGACCTCCCGGGGGAAAAGCATACTGTCCTCCTTCTTCGATGCCGAGGCCAACTACGGGTATAAGCACCTCTACCCCACCAAAGGACTGGAACCCGGTTGCCTGTCCGCCCAATATTCGGATGATTCCTGGGACTATTGCCGCGAGTTCTTCAAACTGGCGCCCCACAATTACAACAAGGCTATCGCCAATACGGGTTATTACTACTCCAGGGTGATCGGCACGCCCCAGTACTGAGGCCCGCCCCCATTCCATTCCTCACGCGGAGAAACGCAATGCGTAACGCTGTCCTTCCCATGGCGATCGTCCTTCTCGCCTTCGGCGCCCATGCCGCTCCCGCGCAGAACGCGATCGCGAACCGGGCCGATTCAACCAAGTCCGCTCCTGCCGACACCGGAGCCAAAGCCGCCCCGGCCAAAGCCGCGCCCGCGGCGGCCGCTTCCGCCGTGGCCCAGGATTCCGCCGCGGCCCATAAGGCCTTGGCCGATTCCGCGGCCACGCGCGCCAAGTTCGCCAAGGACTCCCTGGTCTCGGCCCGCAAGATCGACGAGATCAAGCGCCTGGCCCAGAAGGATTCCTTGGCGGCCGTACGTAAGAAAGCCCTGGATTCCGCTTCGGCTCGCAGCCGGTACGTCCACGATTCCCTGGTCGTGCACCACAAGCACGTGCGCGATTCCATTGCGACCCGCCAGAAGTTCGTTCGCGACTCCCTGGCGGTCCGCCGCAAGTTGGTCATGGATTCGCTGGCCGCGCGCCTCAAGTACGTCCACGATTCCTTGGCGGTAGCCAAGGCCCACCGCGACTCCGCCGCCACGGCCTCCAAGAAGGCGCATGATGATTCCGTCCATACGGCGGCCCTAGCCAAAGTCGCGTCCTCCAAGACCCTCGCCGACTCGCTACAAGCCGCGAAGGCGGCCAAGGACTCCGTGGCTTCCCTCGCGAAGGCCGCCGCCAAGGCGAAGGCGGATTCCATCGCATCGGCCGTGAAACTGCAAGCCTTGGCGAAGGTGGCGGCCGACAAGGCGTTGGCGCAATCCCGGGCCGATTCCGTCAAGAACGCCCGGGCGGCCAAAGCCCACAACGACTCCTTGTCGGCGGCAGCCAAACGCGCCCATGCCGATTCCCTCCGCGCCGCGGCGAAAGCCAGGACCGATAGCGTCCACGCGGCCGCGCGGGCGCGCGCCGATTCCGTCCTCGCTGCCGGCCGCCATCGCGCCGATTCCCTGAAAGCGGCCGCCGAAGCCAAGGTAGCCCTGCGCCGCGCCGCCCTCCAGGCCCGGACCGATTCCATCGCGGCGGCTAAGGCTTCACGGGACTCCGCGGCCGCGGCCGCCCGCGCGGCGCAGCATGAGAAGGACAGCACCCTGGCCAAGAGCTATCGGATCCTCAATCGGCCCGTCAACAAGGACGAGGTCAAGTATTTCCTCACCCGATTCAAGATGAAGGACGCGGGCAAGCCGGAATCGACCGCCGTCAATTGGGTTTGGCGCGACAAGTCGGGAGCCTTATTGACCTACGAGCCGGGCATGTCCGAGCTCGGCTTCTCCGACGAAAGCGTTCCGATGTTGGACAAGAAGGATTACGTTCCGGATTCCCTGATCCGTTTCCGCACGGATGGCATCCTGCGCGAGCTGCTGCAAGAGAAGGCCGATCGATACGCCTTCGCGAACTACGAGATCACCATGGTGCAGAAGAAATCCCCGGAGACGAAGGATCAGGTTCTCCCTGCCGTGCCCGCTTATTATTTCGGCCGGTACATCCGTAAGTTGGACGATCGCCTGGTGCTGGGGGACGCCTTCCAGGTCCGCTTGAGCTACGGCGCCGGGGGCGCCACCCAATTGTTCTCCCTGCGCGACCCGGTACTGGCCGAGGGCGCGCCGGTGAAGGTTCCCACCCGACAATACGTCGCCGACAGCCTGGTCCGATGGACGAATTCCCGCACGCGGCCGCGCACCCTGCTGTATCCGTATCATCCTGATCGCTTGCGCATCCGCGACATCAAGCCCGTGAAGATCCTGGAATCCTACGTGGAGACGACGGAAAAATTCCGCGACGCCCCGCAATTGGACGGGACCTACTTGATGCCCTCGGTGACCGTTCTGGCCCAGGTCTATCTCTATCCCTCCGCCACGAAATCGAAAGAGCCCCCGCCCGTCGAACCGATCCTGCTCCACTTCCATTTCCCCTGCCGGCCCGG encodes:
- a CDS encoding 2-oxoacid:ferredoxin oxidoreductase subunit beta, with product MTTATAEPLTRKDFASPTAIRWCPGCGDYSILSTMQGILPGLGIPKENFVFVSGIGCSSRFPYYMNTYGFHTIHGRAPAVSSGVKLTNPDLQVWVITGDGDALSIGGNHFIHALRRNMDLKIILFNNRIYGLTKGQYSPTSGVGTVSPSTPYGSVDQPLSPISMALGAEAGFVARTSDNDVKHMGEVFAAAAAYKGAALVEVLQNCVIFADKVHEPYYGRPTRNDTLLYLKHGEPLRFGKEMEKGLVMDKFAMKSKTNPSEGEVLIHDEKEASGALGFYLSRLAHPEYPVPVGVFRNVERPVYHAGVRAQVDAAQAKNPPSLDKLFNSGSTWTVD
- a CDS encoding TIGR02147 family protein; its protein translation is MKSPRKSDFQGQHLDHLNPKTEPGRPDIFQHLEYRSYLADYVEWRQKGNLRFSKRAFSQKYFGSTGILYEVIQGRRDLGPKLRVRCAAALGLNDKENEYFELLVQHNQAKHDLERNFLFEKLSRFRNSKPWVVRENQHKYYAKWYYAVVFSYLGLDKRKATAKEIAAEITPALTDAQVSEAIDLLMELELVKKSERGYALTRNHLVSGGFTGEVALEYNRQIQKLTSDLAQEDMMRFKAFSTQVTTVSSESLKAIRMKFVAFQQEMQDIVAKDKGTDKVCTVVFQIIPNTK